The proteins below are encoded in one region of Microbispora sp. NBC_01189:
- a CDS encoding amino acid adenylation domain-containing protein, producing MESHALSPQQRHILAWSRRGSVHDAHCEVLVEGPLHEPRLRTALAAVVRRHRLLSRPGEEPASRTELRALGPDRHLLVLGLPAVHADPGGLRNLVREIAAAYRRGEDGREEDDKVVQYDEFADWQNALADEDMGEGADALGGRLTRMRELARAQRLPFERPGGDAAASAWAFLSADLSPAETATLEDAAAGQSATPEEFALACWQTLLWRHCGVPEIAVGVVTDCRVYQELEPVIGPCAKALPVTTPIAGGDRFRDVLTRVRRGLGRAREELEFFNWPDDGPGASAHPVWGFAWGEAVRADAGEVTFAVREQRVWTGPFVLSLTCERRDDHLRLTLAYRPERVDDAMARCLLGQLTTLSAAAAAGPTTPVSALRAVSEAEARRLAAELNPAPGSSRPWRSAHRMFEERAAEAPGRVAVTAGSSSMTYGELDAAANRLAGRLRGLGAGPESLVGICLDRGIPMVTAMIAVHKAGAAYVPVDPRYPADHIRAVLHGARPSVLILDATAPAGLDGPWHTLPPDDDRDREGHDRRAGAAPGAEPPGRDAMPTNVDVDPRTLAYVLHTSGSTGTPKGVAVPHESFVNFLLAMRETPGMSPDDSLVAVTTLSFDIAELELWLPLTAGARVTVASRAEAADPAALVRLLERASATVMQATPVTWRMLLGAGWAGSPRLTALVGGEALPPELAAALRPRVRRLWNMYGPTETTIWSTCAEIEPDVGLPVSVGRPIAETCVHVLDADLRPVAPGMVGELCIGGLGVARGYTGRPGLTAERFVPDPYGCRPGGRMYRTGDLARYDPQGRLYVLGRADSQVKVRGFRIELGEVETALARHGEVRVAVATTVREPSGELRLDAHVVLADGAGVTPAGLRAFLAGIVPPAAVPSRIGVLGRLPLTANGKVDRAALPPIAVSTAPDGPRGAAAATGMERTVSRVWAAALGVERPGTAENFFDLGGHSVLLVEVSGRLGEELGREVSPLTIFEHPTIASLARHLEQDGTAAGTDGHAGNGHAGNGPTRTNGRDRLLRRRTRVEGQ from the coding sequence ATGGAGTCCCACGCGCTCTCTCCGCAGCAGCGCCACATCCTGGCCTGGAGCCGGCGGGGATCGGTGCACGACGCCCACTGCGAGGTCCTGGTCGAGGGCCCGCTGCACGAGCCGCGCCTGCGTACCGCGCTGGCCGCCGTCGTCCGGCGCCACCGTCTGCTCTCCCGGCCCGGCGAGGAGCCGGCGTCACGGACCGAGCTGCGCGCCCTGGGCCCGGACCGTCACCTCCTGGTGCTGGGCCTGCCGGCGGTCCACGCGGACCCCGGCGGCCTGCGCAACCTCGTACGCGAGATCGCGGCGGCCTACCGGCGCGGCGAGGATGGCCGGGAGGAGGACGACAAGGTCGTCCAGTACGACGAGTTCGCGGACTGGCAGAACGCACTCGCGGACGAGGACATGGGTGAGGGCGCCGACGCGCTCGGCGGCCGGCTCACGAGGATGCGCGAACTCGCGCGCGCCCAGCGGCTCCCCTTCGAACGTCCCGGCGGCGACGCGGCCGCGTCCGCCTGGGCCTTCCTGTCCGCGGACCTGTCCCCCGCCGAGACCGCGACCCTGGAGGACGCGGCGGCCGGGCAGTCGGCGACGCCGGAGGAGTTCGCGCTCGCCTGCTGGCAGACACTGCTGTGGCGGCACTGCGGCGTCCCGGAGATCGCGGTGGGCGTGGTGACCGACTGCCGCGTCTACCAGGAGCTGGAGCCGGTGATCGGGCCGTGCGCCAAGGCGCTGCCGGTGACCACCCCGATCGCGGGCGGCGACCGCTTCCGCGACGTACTGACCCGGGTGCGGCGCGGACTCGGCCGGGCGCGGGAGGAGCTGGAGTTCTTCAACTGGCCCGACGACGGCCCCGGCGCGTCCGCGCACCCCGTCTGGGGCTTCGCCTGGGGGGAGGCGGTGCGGGCCGACGCCGGTGAGGTGACGTTCGCCGTGCGGGAGCAGCGGGTGTGGACCGGGCCGTTCGTCCTGAGCCTGACCTGCGAACGCCGGGACGATCACCTGCGCCTGACCCTGGCCTACCGGCCGGAGCGCGTCGACGACGCGATGGCCCGGTGCCTCCTGGGCCAGCTGACCACGCTGTCGGCCGCCGCCGCGGCCGGCCCCACCACCCCGGTGTCCGCGCTGCGCGCCGTCAGCGAGGCGGAGGCGCGGCGCCTGGCCGCCGAGCTGAACCCCGCCCCCGGCTCCTCGCGCCCCTGGCGCAGCGCGCATCGGATGTTCGAGGAGCGGGCCGCCGAGGCGCCCGGCCGCGTCGCCGTGACGGCCGGGTCGTCGTCCATGACGTACGGCGAGCTCGACGCGGCCGCGAACCGGCTCGCCGGGCGGCTGCGCGGGCTCGGCGCGGGACCCGAGTCCCTCGTCGGCATCTGCCTGGACCGGGGCATCCCCATGGTCACCGCCATGATCGCCGTGCACAAGGCGGGCGCCGCCTACGTCCCCGTCGATCCGCGTTATCCCGCGGACCACATCCGGGCCGTCCTGCACGGCGCGCGGCCGTCCGTGCTGATCCTCGACGCGACGGCGCCCGCCGGGCTCGACGGCCCCTGGCACACGCTGCCACCGGACGACGACCGTGACCGGGAGGGTCACGACCGCCGCGCGGGTGCCGCGCCGGGCGCCGAACCTCCCGGCCGGGACGCCATGCCCACCAACGTGGACGTCGATCCGCGGACGCTGGCCTATGTGCTGCACACCTCCGGCTCGACCGGGACGCCGAAGGGCGTGGCGGTGCCGCACGAGTCCTTCGTCAACTTTCTCCTCGCGATGCGCGAGACCCCGGGCATGTCCCCGGACGACAGCCTGGTGGCGGTCACGACGCTGTCGTTCGACATCGCGGAGCTTGAGCTGTGGCTCCCCTTGACCGCAGGGGCACGCGTGACGGTGGCGAGCCGCGCGGAGGCGGCCGACCCGGCGGCCCTGGTGCGGCTGCTGGAGCGGGCGTCGGCCACGGTGATGCAGGCGACCCCGGTCACCTGGCGCATGCTGCTCGGCGCGGGCTGGGCCGGCTCGCCCCGGCTCACCGCGCTCGTCGGCGGCGAGGCCCTGCCGCCCGAGCTGGCCGCGGCGCTGCGGCCCCGCGTACGCCGCCTGTGGAACATGTACGGCCCGACCGAGACCACCATCTGGTCGACGTGCGCGGAGATCGAGCCGGACGTGGGGCTCCCGGTGAGCGTGGGCCGGCCCATCGCCGAGACCTGCGTCCACGTGCTCGACGCCGATCTGCGGCCGGTCGCGCCCGGCATGGTCGGCGAGCTGTGCATCGGGGGTCTCGGCGTGGCGCGCGGATACACCGGCCGTCCCGGGCTCACGGCCGAGCGCTTCGTGCCCGACCCGTACGGCTGCCGCCCCGGGGGCCGGATGTACCGGACCGGCGACCTCGCGAGGTACGACCCCCAGGGCCGGCTCTACGTGCTGGGCCGGGCCGACAGCCAGGTCAAGGTCAGGGGCTTCCGGATCGAGCTCGGCGAGGTCGAGACCGCCCTGGCGCGGCACGGCGAGGTCCGCGTGGCGGTGGCGACCACCGTACGGGAGCCGTCGGGCGAGCTGCGCCTGGACGCGCACGTCGTGCTGGCGGACGGCGCCGGGGTGACCCCCGCCGGGCTGCGTGCCTTCCTCGCGGGCATCGTCCCGCCCGCCGCGGTGCCGTCCCGGATCGGCGTGCTGGGCAGGCTGCCGCTGACGGCCAACGGCAAGGTGGACAGGGCGGCGCTGCCCCCGATCGCCGTGAGCACGGCGCCGGACGGCCCGCGCGGCGCCGCCGCGGCGACCGGCATGGAACGCACGGTGTCGCGGGTCTGGGCCGCGGCGCTCGGCGTCGAGCGGCCCGGCACCGCCGAGAACTTCTTCGATCTCGGCGGCCACTCGGTGCTGCTGGTGGAGGTATCCGGGCGGCTGGGCGAGGAGCTCGGCCGTGAGGTGAGCCCGCTGACGATCTTCGAGCATCCGACGATCGCCTCGCTCGCGCGGCATCTCGAACAGGACGGCACGGCGGCCGGGACGGACGGACACGCCGGGAACGGACACGCCGGGAACGGGCCCACGCGGACGAACGGACGCGACCGCCTGCTCCGGCGCCGGACGAGGGTGGAGGGGCAGTGA
- a CDS encoding condensation domain-containing protein: MTPGETQGTAGETQGDRLALLSPAKRAVLERALLERALARGRGSGAAGSRIPRRTGDGPAPLTHAQRGMWFLEQWQPGGGLYTAREALRLTGPLDVAAFRRALEAVVRRHSILRTVFAEVDERPVVDERLVQVVTPPGPVSLPLVDLRALQPEERRAAVRDLRQAEGRCHFDLARGPMLRAVLLRTGDAEHVLLLSVHHIVADGWSHSLLVRELSAHYAAFVRGEAPRVADVPLQFADYAEWQVRGLDGDELRAGLTWWRSRLADAPPLLGLPTDHPRTAGRVRGGGITETTIAPGVAGRLRALSAASGATMFMTLLASFQALLHRWSGDTDVVVGCPVAGRSHADVENLIGCFVNAVALRTDLGGDPSFAGLLDRVREVTLSAYVHQDVPFEWLVEELRLPRGAGHSPVFQVMFAFQNTPPATWDLPGVTVAPAGLLHPPETFDLSLTMRDGEEGLVATLSYSADLFEAGTAERVLGAFAALLARAADAPHLPISELAGRALAGSELAGRALAGSEPPGSPMPGPRRANGAARPGDDAGARAEEATGSGPSTPGLSTPGPSASSPPASGQVADLVRAIWAEVLGTEVTPETDFFTAGGHSLLAVRVMTRIRRLLGVDLPVRVLFEAPLPGRFAHRVEEAMREGSGAAVPAVPAVRPQGRDRPIPLSHAQRRLWFIDQLDRDGAHHNVATVLRLDGPLDPAALAHAADVVRERHESPRTTFRQVGGALRQVVSAHVPSGLPLADLSGLGEAEAEREGRRLAEAEAARPFDLARGPLLRMRLVRLSPARHLLSVTLHHIVTDAWSSEVLFGELWAAYAARLRGEPTGLPPLPVQYADYALWEERHLDEVTRRSAAYWTERLAGAPETLDLPYDHPLPATPVFRSASLPYALTPERTRALVAFGLREGATVFMTVLAAYLIVLHRHTRQTDLVVGSGTANRAAVEVEPLIGFFTNQLVLRTGVSGADTVRDVLSRVRETTLGAHTHAELPFDRLVELVRPPRRANRPPLFHVEIEYHRRPDRVPGPPGVEVAPLELHAPTATQDLSLHVVQTETVVRGDLIYNADAFAPATARRMLGEFLGLLDAIAASAETGTDSQPDASAGSFAESRVDEVAARVENEWRAAAARERAALARARFEGLRGRPRDPDRS; this comes from the coding sequence GTGACCCCCGGGGAGACACAGGGCACCGCCGGGGAGACACAGGGCGACCGCCTCGCGCTGCTGTCGCCGGCCAAGCGGGCGGTGCTCGAACGGGCTCTGCTGGAGCGTGCCCTGGCGCGCGGACGTGGGTCCGGAGCCGCCGGCTCCCGCATCCCGCGCCGCACCGGTGACGGCCCCGCCCCGCTGACCCACGCACAGCGCGGCATGTGGTTTCTCGAACAGTGGCAGCCGGGCGGCGGGCTCTACACCGCGCGGGAGGCGCTGCGGCTGACCGGTCCGCTCGACGTCGCCGCGTTCCGCCGGGCGCTGGAGGCGGTCGTCCGCCGCCACTCCATCCTGCGGACCGTCTTCGCCGAGGTGGACGAGCGGCCGGTGGTGGACGAGCGACTGGTGCAGGTCGTCACGCCGCCCGGGCCGGTGTCCCTGCCGCTCGTCGACCTCAGGGCGCTGCAGCCCGAGGAGCGCCGGGCCGCCGTACGGGACCTGCGGCAGGCGGAGGGACGCTGCCACTTCGACCTCGCCCGCGGTCCGATGCTGCGCGCCGTGCTGCTGCGCACCGGCGACGCCGAACACGTCCTGCTGCTGTCCGTCCACCACATCGTGGCCGACGGCTGGTCCCACTCCCTGCTGGTCCGCGAGCTGTCGGCCCATTACGCGGCGTTCGTCCGGGGCGAGGCGCCTCGGGTCGCGGACGTGCCGCTGCAGTTCGCCGACTACGCCGAGTGGCAGGTGCGCGGCCTGGACGGCGACGAGCTGCGGGCCGGGCTCACCTGGTGGAGGTCGCGGCTCGCGGACGCGCCGCCGCTGCTCGGCCTGCCGACGGACCATCCGCGCACGGCCGGCCGCGTACGCGGGGGCGGCATCACCGAGACGACCATCGCGCCGGGGGTGGCCGGAAGGCTGCGCGCGCTGAGCGCGGCCTCGGGCGCGACGATGTTCATGACGCTGCTGGCGTCCTTCCAGGCGCTGCTCCACCGCTGGTCCGGCGACACGGACGTGGTCGTCGGCTGTCCCGTCGCCGGGCGGTCCCACGCCGACGTCGAGAACCTGATCGGCTGCTTCGTCAACGCCGTGGCGCTGCGCACCGACCTCGGCGGCGACCCGTCCTTCGCCGGCCTGCTCGACCGGGTCCGCGAGGTGACCCTCTCGGCGTACGTGCACCAGGACGTGCCGTTCGAGTGGCTCGTGGAGGAACTTCGCCTGCCGCGCGGCGCCGGGCACAGCCCGGTCTTCCAGGTCATGTTCGCCTTCCAGAACACGCCGCCCGCGACCTGGGACCTGCCCGGTGTCACCGTGGCCCCGGCCGGTCTGCTGCATCCGCCGGAGACCTTCGATCTGTCGCTGACCATGCGCGACGGGGAGGAGGGGCTGGTCGCGACCCTCAGCTACAGCGCCGACCTGTTCGAGGCCGGGACCGCCGAGCGGGTGCTGGGCGCGTTCGCCGCGCTGCTGGCCCGCGCCGCCGACGCGCCGCACCTGCCGATCTCCGAACTCGCGGGCCGGGCACTCGCGGGGTCCGAACTCGCGGGCCGGGCACTCGCGGGGTCCGAGCCGCCGGGCTCGCCGATGCCGGGTCCTCGGCGGGCCAACGGGGCGGCGCGTCCGGGGGACGACGCCGGTGCGCGGGCGGAAGAGGCGACCGGCTCCGGCCCGTCGACACCCGGCCTGTCGACACCCGGCCCGTCCGCGTCGAGCCCGCCGGCGTCCGGGCAGGTCGCCGACCTGGTGCGCGCCATCTGGGCCGAGGTGCTCGGCACCGAGGTGACCCCGGAGACGGACTTCTTCACAGCAGGCGGCCACTCGCTGCTCGCCGTCCGGGTGATGACACGGATCCGCCGCCTGCTCGGCGTGGACCTGCCCGTCCGGGTGCTGTTCGAAGCGCCCCTGCCGGGGCGGTTCGCGCACCGGGTGGAAGAGGCGATGCGGGAGGGGTCCGGCGCCGCCGTCCCCGCCGTCCCCGCCGTACGGCCCCAGGGGCGCGACCGGCCGATCCCGCTGTCGCACGCCCAGCGGCGCCTGTGGTTCATCGACCAGCTCGACCGTGACGGCGCACACCACAACGTGGCGACCGTGCTGCGGCTGGACGGCCCGCTGGACCCGGCCGCCCTCGCCCACGCCGCCGACGTCGTCCGGGAGCGGCACGAGTCGCCGCGTACGACGTTCCGCCAGGTGGGCGGTGCGCTGCGGCAGGTCGTCTCCGCGCACGTGCCGTCAGGGCTGCCGCTGGCCGATCTCAGCGGGCTCGGCGAGGCCGAGGCCGAGCGGGAGGGGCGGCGGCTGGCCGAGGCCGAGGCGGCCCGGCCGTTCGACCTGGCGCGCGGCCCGCTGCTGCGGATGCGGCTGGTGCGGCTGTCACCCGCCCGGCACCTGCTGTCGGTGACGCTCCATCACATCGTGACCGACGCCTGGTCCTCGGAGGTGCTGTTCGGCGAGCTGTGGGCGGCCTACGCCGCGCGGCTGCGCGGCGAGCCCACCGGCCTCCCGCCGTTGCCGGTCCAGTACGCCGACTACGCCCTGTGGGAGGAACGGCACCTGGACGAGGTGACGCGGCGGTCGGCCGCGTACTGGACGGAGCGGCTGGCGGGCGCCCCCGAGACCCTCGACCTGCCCTACGACCATCCCCTCCCGGCCACCCCGGTCTTCCGTTCGGCGTCCCTGCCGTACGCGCTCACGCCGGAGCGGACCCGCGCGCTCGTCGCGTTCGGGCTGCGTGAGGGCGCCACGGTCTTCATGACCGTCCTCGCGGCGTACCTCATCGTGCTGCATCGGCACACCCGGCAGACGGACCTCGTCGTCGGCTCGGGCACCGCGAACCGAGCGGCGGTCGAGGTCGAACCCCTCATCGGCTTCTTCACCAACCAGCTCGTCCTGCGTACGGGTGTCTCGGGCGCCGACACCGTCCGCGACGTCCTGTCGCGGGTGCGGGAGACCACGCTGGGCGCGCACACGCACGCCGAGCTGCCCTTCGACCGGCTGGTGGAGCTGGTGCGGCCACCGCGCCGGGCCAACCGGCCGCCGCTGTTCCACGTGGAGATCGAGTATCACCGGCGCCCGGACCGGGTGCCCGGGCCGCCCGGCGTGGAGGTCGCGCCGCTGGAGCTGCACGCGCCGACCGCCACCCAGGACCTGTCCCTGCACGTGGTGCAGACCGAGACCGTCGTGCGGGGCGACCTGATCTACAACGCCGACGCCTTCGCCCCCGCCACCGCGCGCCGGATGCTCGGCGAGTTTCTCGGGCTGCTGGACGCCATCGCCGCCTCCGCGGAAACCGGGACGGACTCCCAGCCGGACGCCTCGGCGGGCTCCTTCGCGGAGTCCCGGGTGGACGAGGTCGCCGCCCGTGTGGAGAACGAGTGGCGGGCGGCGGCGGCCCGGGAGCGTGCCGCGCTGGCACGGGCCCGTTTCGAGGGCCTGCGGGGCAGGCCACGCGACCCGGACAGGAGCTGA
- a CDS encoding non-ribosomal peptide synthetase, which yields MADVLDLFAAQVARTPDAAAVVLGDTELTYRTLDERANRLGRLLRDRGVGADTVVGLYLDRSAEMIVALLAVLKAGGAYLPLEPDWPAARLSPILRSAAPVLVLTRRPLADRLPADVRTQDVDDPSIAAQNPAGFPSGARPGNLAYVIYTSGSTGTPKGIMIDRLALHDRARAKTEIYGFSPGDRILQFTSLSFDAAAAEIYPALLAGATLVIHPRPSWASPAELMDECERAGISGVMLPPVFLHLLVDTLATTGRRLPWLRHFITGGESIPVRLLVDWTRLNPHHPRFVYAYGPTETTIAATLYLPPADPDEIERLGRVPIGRPLPGTGVHVLDEELRPVPVGEVGELYVTGTGLARGYAGDGALTAERFLPSPYGPEPGSRMYRTGDLARWTESGDLEFAGRADRQVKIRGYRIDLGDVEAALCAHPDIGPSVVVPSEGRLVAYCVPRGDVRPSPGGLRAFLAERLPGYMVPSFFVTLDALPLTPGGKIDLTGLPAPDRTDDGEADPEGSASPVERMLERIWCDLLRRDRIGLTEDFFVSGGDSLLANQMVSRVRESLGVELPLRKVFERPTIAGLAQVITASSLAAAGDEEILGLLADLETMSEDDAVRRLAGEGPRT from the coding sequence GTGGCCGACGTTCTCGACCTCTTCGCGGCCCAGGTCGCACGCACCCCGGACGCCGCCGCGGTCGTGCTGGGTGACACGGAGCTGACCTACCGGACGCTCGACGAACGGGCGAACCGGCTGGGCCGCCTCCTGCGGGACCGCGGAGTCGGCGCCGACACCGTCGTCGGCCTCTATCTCGACCGCTCGGCCGAGATGATCGTCGCGCTGCTCGCCGTGCTCAAGGCGGGCGGCGCCTACCTCCCGCTGGAACCGGACTGGCCGGCGGCCCGGCTGTCGCCGATCCTCCGGAGCGCGGCGCCGGTGCTCGTGCTCACCCGGAGGCCGCTGGCGGACCGGCTGCCCGCCGACGTCCGGACCCAGGACGTCGACGACCCTTCTATAGCGGCCCAGAATCCGGCGGGATTCCCCAGCGGGGCGCGGCCGGGGAACCTCGCATACGTCATCTACACCTCGGGCTCGACCGGGACGCCCAAGGGCATCATGATCGACCGGCTGGCCCTCCACGACCGCGCCCGCGCGAAGACCGAGATCTACGGCTTCTCCCCGGGCGACCGGATCCTGCAGTTCACCTCGCTGAGCTTCGACGCGGCGGCCGCCGAGATCTACCCGGCCCTGCTGGCGGGGGCGACGCTGGTGATCCACCCCCGGCCGAGCTGGGCCTCGCCCGCCGAGCTCATGGACGAGTGCGAGCGGGCCGGGATCAGTGGGGTGATGCTGCCGCCGGTCTTCCTGCACCTCCTGGTCGACACGCTGGCCACGACCGGGCGGCGGCTCCCCTGGCTGCGCCACTTCATCACCGGCGGCGAGAGCATCCCGGTACGGCTGCTGGTGGACTGGACCCGGCTGAACCCGCATCACCCGCGCTTCGTCTACGCCTACGGCCCGACCGAGACGACGATCGCGGCGACGTTGTACCTGCCGCCGGCCGACCCGGACGAGATCGAACGGCTCGGCAGGGTGCCCATCGGCCGCCCGCTGCCGGGGACCGGCGTACACGTCCTGGACGAGGAACTGCGGCCGGTGCCGGTGGGCGAGGTCGGCGAGCTGTACGTCACCGGGACCGGCCTGGCCCGCGGCTACGCCGGGGACGGCGCGCTCACCGCCGAGCGGTTCCTGCCCAGCCCGTACGGCCCCGAGCCCGGCTCCCGCATGTACCGCACCGGCGACCTCGCCCGATGGACCGAGAGCGGCGACCTGGAGTTCGCCGGGCGGGCCGACCGGCAGGTCAAGATCCGGGGATACCGGATCGACCTCGGCGACGTCGAGGCCGCGCTGTGCGCGCATCCCGATATCGGCCCGTCGGTCGTCGTGCCGAGCGAGGGGCGGCTCGTCGCGTACTGCGTGCCGCGCGGGGACGTCCGCCCCTCCCCCGGCGGTCTGCGCGCGTTCCTTGCCGAGCGGCTGCCCGGCTACATGGTTCCGTCCTTCTTCGTGACGCTGGACGCGCTTCCCCTGACGCCCGGCGGCAAGATCGACCTCACCGGCCTCCCCGCGCCGGACCGCACGGACGACGGCGAGGCGGACCCCGAGGGCTCGGCCTCGCCGGTCGAGCGGATGCTGGAGCGGATCTGGTGTGATCTCCTCCGGCGCGACCGGATCGGCCTCACCGAGGACTTCTTCGTCTCCGGAGGCGACTCGCTGCTCGCCAACCAGATGGTGTCGCGTGTCCGCGAGTCCCTCGGCGTGGAGCTCCCGCTGCGGAAGGTCTTCGAGAGGCCGACCATCGCCGGGCTGGCCCAGGTGATCACCGCGTCCTCGCTGGCCGCCGCCGGGGACGAGGAGATCCTCGGGCTCCTCGCGGATCTGGAGACCATGTCGGAGGACGACGCGGTCCGGCGGCTCGCCGGAGAAGGGCCGCGCACGTGA
- a CDS encoding flavin reductase family protein encodes MTRIDGTAVGAGDFRELMTGFPTGVTVLTTLDAEGVPMGLTCTSLCAVSLEPPMLLVCIDNRSRTLRAVQAQGFFAVNMLHRHGRAAAEVFAAGAHDRFSSIEWSATGDRGLPRLTGHAHTVAECRVHSSTPAGDHTVVIGGVVAVEHLAARAPLLYGLREYAAWPGGGPGGPGETGGSGGNAADPMVNRVEALDPAVTPPMTSSGRTVP; translated from the coding sequence ATGACGCGGATCGACGGGACGGCGGTCGGCGCCGGCGACTTCCGGGAGCTCATGACGGGCTTCCCGACCGGCGTCACCGTGCTGACGACGCTCGACGCCGAGGGCGTCCCGATGGGCCTGACCTGCACCTCGCTGTGCGCGGTCTCGCTGGAGCCGCCGATGCTGCTCGTTTGCATCGACAACCGGAGCCGCACGCTCAGGGCGGTGCAGGCGCAGGGGTTCTTCGCCGTCAACATGCTGCACCGGCACGGGCGGGCGGCGGCGGAGGTGTTCGCCGCCGGAGCGCACGACCGCTTCTCGTCGATCGAGTGGAGCGCGACCGGGGACAGGGGCCTGCCCCGCCTCACCGGCCACGCGCACACCGTCGCGGAGTGCCGGGTCCACTCCAGCACCCCCGCCGGGGACCACACCGTCGTGATCGGCGGGGTCGTGGCGGTGGAGCACCTGGCGGCCCGCGCGCCGCTGCTCTACGGGCTGCGCGAGTACGCGGCGTGGCCGGGAGGCGGACCCGGCGGACCCGGCGAAACCGGCGGCTCCGGCGGGAACGCGGCGGACCCGATGGTGAACCGGGTGGAAGCGCTGGACCCGGCGGTGACGCCTCCGATGACCTCAAGCGGAAGGACGGTGCCCTAG
- a CDS encoding tryptophan halogenase family protein: MIRSVAIAGGGTAGWMTAAYLQATFGDRIDITVVESPAISTIGVGEATFSTIRHFFSYIGLAERDWMPACNATYKLGIRFRNWRHPGHDFYHPFERPTLIHGYPLQEWWLRLRPSERFDRDCFMISGLCDAMRSPHTFDGRLFDADDKTLPVGSRTTMAEEDTQYPYAYHFDAALLADYLMRRTTAMGVKRVTDLIQECRRDERGIAGLVTKEHGIVEADLYVDCTGFRGLLINQALEEPLISFQRFLPNDRAVALRVPADIERDGIVPYTTATAMDAGWMWTIPLFGRNGMGYVYAEDYCTPDEAEAALRAAAGPGAADLEANHIRMRIGRSRRSWVGNCVAIGLASGFVEPLESTGIFFIQHGIEQLVKHFPDERTDPALIEHYNQVVGRVIDGVREFLAFHYFTAARTDNVYWKATKERELPGDLAERVRLWRRKLPDAESVYPYYHGFEPYSWSTLLLGLGGLPTTQRPIVDMLDPGPAEREFERLRRRTAQATAELPSQYEYFAHMRRPPAV, from the coding sequence ATGATCAGAAGTGTGGCCATCGCCGGTGGCGGGACCGCCGGCTGGATGACGGCGGCGTATCTCCAGGCGACCTTCGGCGACCGGATCGACATCACGGTGGTCGAGTCGCCGGCCATCTCGACCATCGGGGTGGGCGAGGCGACCTTCAGCACGATCCGTCACTTCTTCAGCTACATCGGGCTGGCGGAACGCGACTGGATGCCGGCCTGCAACGCCACGTACAAGCTGGGCATCCGGTTCCGGAACTGGCGTCATCCCGGGCACGACTTCTATCACCCCTTCGAGCGGCCGACCCTGATACACGGGTATCCGCTGCAGGAGTGGTGGCTGCGCCTGCGGCCGTCCGAGCGTTTCGACCGCGACTGCTTCATGATCTCGGGGCTCTGCGACGCGATGCGCTCCCCCCACACCTTCGACGGCCGGCTGTTCGACGCCGACGACAAGACCCTGCCCGTGGGGTCGCGTACGACGATGGCCGAGGAGGACACCCAGTATCCGTACGCGTACCACTTCGACGCGGCCCTGCTCGCGGACTACCTGATGCGCAGGACGACCGCGATGGGGGTGAAGCGGGTCACCGACCTCATCCAGGAGTGCCGGCGCGACGAACGCGGCATCGCGGGCCTCGTGACCAAGGAACACGGGATCGTGGAGGCGGACCTCTACGTCGACTGCACCGGGTTCCGGGGGCTGCTGATCAACCAGGCGCTGGAGGAGCCGCTCATCTCCTTCCAGCGGTTCCTGCCCAACGACCGCGCGGTGGCGCTGCGCGTGCCGGCCGACATCGAGCGGGACGGCATCGTGCCCTACACGACCGCCACGGCCATGGACGCCGGCTGGATGTGGACGATCCCGCTGTTCGGCCGCAACGGCATGGGCTACGTGTACGCCGAGGACTACTGCACCCCCGACGAGGCGGAGGCCGCGCTGCGCGCCGCGGCCGGCCCCGGGGCGGCCGACCTGGAGGCCAACCACATCCGCATGCGCATCGGGCGCAGCCGGCGCTCGTGGGTCGGCAACTGCGTGGCGATCGGCCTGGCCAGCGGATTCGTCGAACCCCTGGAGTCCACCGGCATCTTCTTCATCCAGCACGGCATCGAGCAGCTGGTGAAGCACTTCCCGGACGAGCGGACCGACCCGGCGCTGATCGAGCACTACAACCAGGTGGTGGGCCGGGTCATCGACGGCGTCCGGGAGTTCCTCGCCTTCCACTACTTCACCGCCGCGCGTACGGACAACGTGTACTGGAAGGCGACCAAGGAACGCGAGCTGCCCGGCGACCTCGCCGAGCGGGTGCGGCTGTGGCGCCGCAAACTGCCGGACGCGGAGAGCGTCTACCCCTACTACCACGGGTTCGAGCCGTACTCCTGGTCCACCCTGCTGCTCGGCCTCGGCGGGCTCCCGACGACGCAGCGGCCGATCGTGGACATGCTCGATCCCGGACCGGCCGAGCGGGAGTTCGAGCGGCTGAGGCGGCGCACGGCGCAGGCCACCGCCGAACTGCCCAGCCAGTACGAGTACTTCGCCCACATGCGCCGGCCTCCGGCCGTCTGA